The following nucleotide sequence is from Pseudoliparis swirei isolate HS2019 ecotype Mariana Trench chromosome 7, NWPU_hadal_v1, whole genome shotgun sequence.
ACTCTTCATCGTGTTATTATTTACTCTTCAAGATGTGATTGTTTACTCTTTAGGCTAAGCGACATGTTATTATTTACTCTTCAGAGAGAGTAAAGAGACAGCTTTAGCCTCGGTTAGCACAAAGGCTGTTAGCTCAATGCATTAACTCCTCTTTGGCTTCAGGCTCGTCTTCGCTGCAGTTTGCGGAACCAGGAAGAAAATCTGAAGGAGAGAAAactggagacacaagagagtCTTCAGGGACTCCGAGACCGAGTGGACACGCTGGACtcactgttcacacacacacacaatgacacacacacacaatgacacacacagtccattTAGCAGCTGTTCTGGAGCTTTCGAGGAGATCACATGAACTCCTCttggtgtgtgtacagtgtgtgtgtgtctgtgtgtatattggTGTGTGTCCACGATTGAGCTGGAGACCGCGGTGCATTCAATAACGTGAAAAAACATACTTTtactgtgtaaatgttcccGTTGGTTTTACTggtgaacaaaacaaacacacctgcCGATTTTGAAAGATCTTTCAAAATCTGATTTTGAATTAAAAGGTAAATAATAAATTGCTTTATCTCTGAGTTTCATCTGTGAAAGGTGAGTGTGTTACCGTATCAGTTATGATGTgaactcccagcatgcatttcTCTGGTGCAtacacagagagaaacagacaggtgctgaattaaaaaaaatgtttaataagTTTTACCTTGTACAACATCAGATGGTAAACAGCCCATAATACACAGCCGTTACCTCGACAACCACATATTTTATACATAACTTGTGTGTCAGATCCTAATCCGCCGCTGGACATCGTCCCAGAGaagtctccacttcctgtttgtctggtCTCcggcaggaagtagaagtcaCTGTTGCTAGGCAGCTTAGCACCTCCGCGCTGCAGCAGCCGCTGTCCACCTGCTGGAGGACAcgctgagagacagacaggcagacaggtgagtgtCTCCATTGGTGACAGCTggtccaggtgagacaggtCAAACACTCACCTGCAGGTCTCCGTGACAACAGCCGTCCAGCAGCCTGAGACAGAGACACGTTTGGTTCATCATCGTCTGTCTCACGGAGACGCTGAGCTCAGCGTCTGAGGAGACGGCAACTAGCAACCTCAACAGGCATCGCAGCAACGCGTCAACGCGGCACGCTatcctgagagacagacagttgaGGTCAGAGGGGGATTCTGTTGAGTCCAAAGATTTAGAGGAACAGTGTCGTTAGTTCGTTATGAGTTATGTTATTCAGTGAATAAGAATAACTGCAGCAGCCAGGCTCAGAGCTCATAGAGCCTGGCTGCTGCAAGCCACAATATTCTTATTCTCTCTTCCACCACATACTTTGGAGCGCTACTCGTCCCACAGCATAACTCGCAAATGTGTCAAAATACATTAAAACGTGAGGCTTAATCAGAAATTGTGTGGAATAACTTTTCTAAGAGCTCAGACCAGCGCTTAGCCCCCAAAACGGCATTCACTTGAATGGGTTTTCggaagagaaaacacgaaaCAACCCTAATCTTTGTGACCGCAGGGACTCGCCATATGTTAAGGTATTgttatttaaagtttaaaacgtgttgtggctggatttcttcctttttggtccattctgactaatctcttaacctgatgcatatacacttgtatctctctcctatccGACTGATGctgagacgccacaggagactcacacactggacctcagtacTCTAAAcacccacagaacacagagagtttggatcagtcAGAGGTCAATTCACGTAGAtatatttgtaaccaacagtttcataaataaacctgagctgggtccggtattaaagacaacaacctccctccacatctgtctttcccaactcCCGGAAAAACATATTGACTTATGCATTGAGTGTGATGTTATAATAATGTGCCGCCTCCGCCACCCTCCCTCATTACTTGTCCCTCAGTTTAACCCCTGTCCCAGTTCCTGCCAGTTCCTTTCAGGAATGTGGAGGTTCTTGTTGGTGTCTCTCCCCCCGTCACTCGGTTATCGTTATTtggtctgagcctcctggtcctcgctctgcagtctcctctctaccggttaatactggaccagcacaaggccgctgggtctatctATGTCTGGCGTGCTTCAACCTCATCTCAGAGAgcgagctgtgtgtgccctctcagtcatctttgtagatgtaatttaagcctaatataacccAATAGAAAAGTTTAACacacgttatatatatatacaggactgtctcagaaaattagaatattgtgataaagttctttattttctgtaatgcaattaaaaaaacaaaaatgtcatgcattctggattcattacaaatcaactgaaatattgcaagccttttattcttttaatattgctgattatggcttgcagcttaagaaaactctaaaatcctatctcataaaattttaatatttcctcagaccaagtaaaaaaaaagatttataacagctgagtgtttgtcaaggctcaggaaacccttgcaggtgtttcgagttaattagacaattcaagtgatttgtttaataccctactagtatactttttcatgatattctaatatttagagataggatatttgagttttcttaagctgtaaaccataatcagcaataaatcagaataaaaggcttgcaatatttcagttgatttgtaatgaatccagaatgcatgacatttttgtttttttaattgcattacagaaaataaagaacttcatcacaatattctaattttctgagacagtcctgtatatatacacactaccgttcaaaagtttggggtcacttagaaatgtctttatttttcaaagaaaagcactgttttttcaataaagataacattaatcaaaaatacactctctacattgttaatgtggtaaattaatattcaaggtggaaatgtctggtttctaatgaaatatctccagaggtgtatagaggcccatttccatcaactatcactccagtgttctaatggtacattgtgtttgctaatcgccttagaagactaatatctgattagaaaacccttgtgcaattatgttagcacagctgaaaacagttatgctggtgatataagctatacaactggccttcctttgagcttgaagaacaaaattaatacttcaaatattaatcattatttctaaccttgtcaatgtcttgactatattttctattcaattttcaattcatttgataaataaaagtgagttttcatggaagacatgaaattgtctggatgaccccaaacttttgaacggtagtgtatatatgtatatatatgttgcgGAACAacacaatttgaaacattttaaccaccACAAACGTTAACAAAAGGATGGAGTTTATTGGATTAAACATTTCTTCATAGCTCGCATAGTTTCCACGGAATCTTTGTTTCCGGAAAGAGTTCGGGGCTGTTTCAGTTTGTAATGGGTGTGTATTGGACGGAATCTTCAGATCTAGAGGGGCAGAGCCAACTGCCAGAATGAGAGGGAGCAACCCAAAATcctagaaaaataataaaatattttgccACAAGTCTGCCAATGTTCACTCTTTTTACACCATTTATGGATCAAAACGTAGGAAATGTTGTGCTCGATGGAATCCACAATGTTTCCCACATTTGTCTGGAggagccttaacgagggagCAACTACTCCTCTCTGCTCTATCCGAGTCAATGATATTTTTGGAGCAACATTTTGTgtcttgaaaaaaagaaaagcactttgtgAGCTGGACTAAGCTGTCATATCTAAACCCCAAAATACATTTAAGGACAATAAAATGTTCACAAAAGTCTTGACCCTCTCATAATGCCGACACTTTTGCGATCAGACTTATGGTTCGATGTGAAATTTCACATTAGCTAATCAGGGCAGCTCTAGTAACACAAAGCATGCCCTGTCACCACGGCAACATGTGAAACACATGCAggctgtgtgtggctgtgtgcacTTTAACAgaaccaaagacacacacacacagattctcaTTTATAATACGTACTGGGGTCATCGGTGCGGAGGAGACATAGAGAaatgtgggtgtgtctctgtgtctactggtacacacagaggaaggaagggaagaaaggaaggaagggaggcaaggaaggaaggaaaggaagccaggcaaggaaggaaggaccccCTCACCCtgtgctctctctgtgtctctccactccacccctcccctcccctacGCAGGCAGGCAGGAGCAAACTGACCTCATTTACACATCTCACTCGCGGTGAcgtaatacatatgtatataatgaACATCGATATAGACACCTCTCGGTAGTAGCCACAACACCTAAATCTCCTGCGAAACGttctcgtctctctctgtcctcaccGGGGCCAGGCTGCTCTGGTTGTGATCTgcaggacctccaggaccttGAGGCGACTCGTCTCTTCAGGTGGGTCTCTGACCTCCAGGTATCCCAGCAccaccagctccacctgccGCAGGTGTCTGCAAACCGCCACGCCCATCCTGTCCAGGTGCACAAACCAAACGCACCCTGAAACGCTACTGCCGCACACTAACTCCAATCGCCTGTAGCGTGAATGAAGCGCTCCTTACCTGTCGATCAGCGGAGGAAGAGCGGAGGCGTAGACGCGTCTCAGCTCCATCTTCTGCTCCGcctccatgtgagtcaggaccAGACGCAGGACGGAATCATGGAGACAGCGCGTCCTGCGGGAAGACGAGGGGCTGAGAGACGAGGGGGGCCTCTCCAAGACCACCAACAGGTCCAAGAGACAGGACAGGACCggctagacacacacagagagagaaatgagcaaGCAGTGCAGCCCCAGGCCTCTGAGGTGAAGTCTTGGTTCTAACGACCTGGTTCTGTTGTCTCGCACAGAGCAGGGACTCCAACAACAGCTAGACCTCCTGGAGGACTACTGTCAGAACTGGGCCCTGGTAATAAATCTAAAGAAGACAAACATCATGATCTTCCAAAAAAGTCCAGATGTCAGGAACACAAACACCATTTTACTCCAGGAAGTACCACATAGAACTCACCATGAGTTACACCTATAATAaaagagcgagtgtgtgtgtgtgtgtgtgtgtgtgtgtgttacctggatgACAGCAGTTTCTGAGGTGTACAGGTGTTTGAATAAAGCCTGGTAGAGAACTTCTGCTCTGTTAAACTGACGCAGATCTGCAGCAGGCTGTGAACAcaccaacatcatcatcatcatcatcatcatcatcactatcaCCATCATCAACAACTTAAGAGCTCtaatcatcatcaccatcatcatcagcatgtgttttttccaaaaatgttcTTGCAACACTTTTATTAAACTCATTAGCAgcaattggtgtgtgtgtgtgtgtgtctgtatgtgtgtgtgggtgtctttgtctatgtgtgtgtgtctatgtgtgtgtgtgtgtgtgtgttctcaccgTGTTGAGCACGATGTGGTGCAGGCAGCGAACTCCCAGGATGCAGTTCTCTGGTCTGTAGTGGTcgttgaggaggagggaggggggaaggaggcgggacaggtgaggggagagagaggggcgagtcacctgcacacacacacacaaagacgcacaaaaagacacacacacaaagacaatatgTAAGATGAAGTGTTTGTGACAGTAATGTTTCAACTGCAATTCAAATGCAGAACAGAGCTCTAACTTCAGAGCTCTAACTTCAGAGCTCTAACTTCAGAGCTTTAACTTAAGAGCTCTAACTTCAGAGCTTTAACTTAAGAGCTTTAACTTCAGAGCTATAACTTAAGAGCTTTAACTTAAGAGCTCTAACTTAAGAGCTTTAACTTCAGAGCTCTAACTTCAGAGCTTTAACTTAAGAGCTTTAACTTAAGAGCTTTAACTTAAGAGCTTTAACTTCAGAGCTATAACTTAAGAGCTTTAACTTAAGAGCTAAAACTTAAGAGCTTTAACTTAAGAGCTCTAACTTCAGAGCTTTAACTTAAGAGCTTTAACTTAAGAGCTTTAACTTAAGAGCTTTAACTTCAGAGCTATAACTTAAGAGCTTTAACTTAAGAGCTAAAACTTAAGAGCTTTAACTTAAGAGCTCTAACTTAAGAGCTATAACTTAAGAGCTCTAACTTAAGAGCTCTAACTTAAGAGCTCTACCTTAAGAGCTCTAACTTTAGAGCTCTAACTTTAGAGCTCTAACTTCAGAGCTCTAACTTCAGCGCTCTATCTTAAGAGCTCTAACTTAAGAGCTCTACCTTAAGAGCTCTAACTTAAGAGCTCTAACGTAAGAGCTTTAACTTAAGAGCTATAAATGAAATCATtactgaaggtcaaaggtcatactGACCTGCAGGAGCGTCCACGCAAACACCAACTTCACTGCTTCACAGCGGTGCCACGAGTCCctgcaacacacaaacacacacacacacacacaccgttagtTACAGAATAAACTTCCTGTCGTTCTCTTCACATGAATCTTCTCACTTGGTCAGTTGAGGCTGCAGGACGTCCAGGATTCCTCCCAGAagttctttcctcctccccatctcctctccatccctcctcccatcccccatcaggaggtgggaggagtccCTCCAGCCCCCCACCCTCAGCAGCGCCTCCTGCAGGCTCTGAGCCGCcgccctggaggaggagctagtCCAGGCCTGATCCTGAACACATAGGAACAGATCATCGTTGAACATCTGATGTTTTAAAGAttctgaacaaaataaaatgagtaCAAAAAGTAATTTCCCTTTATTCTCCATCTTTAGGGCTCTATCTTAGGGCTCTACCTTATGGTTCTATCTTTATGGTTCTATCTTTATGGTTCTATCTTATGGTTCTATCTTTATGGTTCTATCTTAGGGCTCTATCTTATGGTTCTATCTTAGGGCTCTACCTTATGGTTCTATCTTTAGGGTTCTATCTTAGGGCTCTATCTTATGGTTCTATCTTAGGGCTCCATCTTTAGGGCTCTATCTTAGGGCTCTACCTTATGGTTCTATCTTTAGGGTTCTATCTTAGGGCTCTATCTTATGGTTCTATCTTAGGGCTCCATCTTTAGGGCTCTATCTTAGGGCTCTATCTTTGGGCTCCATCTTTAGGGCTCCATCTTTAGGGCTCTATCTTAGGGCTCTACCTTATGGTTCTATCTTTAGGGTTCTATCTTAGGGCTCTATCTTATGGTTCTATCTTAGGGCTCCATCTTTAGGGCTCTATCTTAGGGCTCTATCTTTGGGCTCCATCTTTAGGGCTCCATCTTTAGGGCTCTATCTTAGGGCTCTACCTTATGGTTCTATCTTTAGGGCTCTCTCTAAGGGGCTATATATTAGGGGCTCTATCTTTAGGGCTCTATCTTTAGGAATATAACTATTTATGGAGGTTTCATTATTAAGACAGTGAACAAACATATGTGATGATCTGTAAATTAAGGCTAATTAAGATGTTTAGGAGTGTTTACCAACGTCAACAAAGAGACGAGTGGACCAATGACCTGTCGGCTCATGTTAAACCAGTACGGAGTGCCTGGGACCAGTGGGCATCTGAAGGTGACTCGCCTGGAAGTGAGtgactgcaaacacacacacaggagcagcgaCGGCCATCAGCAGACCGGTCCCGCAGCCTGCGTTCCCCAGAGTTCCTAGCAGCGCCGTGAGGGCGGAGGATACTGCTACGGCTCGGCTCGGGACACTCTGATAGGCCGAGGCCGGCAGAGAGCCGCAGTCATCCTCGCACAGTGGCAGAGAtgcacagccaatcagagcgctgATTAGGGCCCGGTACATCATCCAAAGCTCCGCCCACCCTTCCTcgtcctgattggctgagaacAGCCAATGGGGATCTGCTGTTTGGAATAGCCGTTCCAcacggccaatcagagagcttgATTCAGAGTCGGAGGACGCTCCAATCAGCTTCTCCTGCAACCGAGACAGGAGCTCTGTGATTGGAGGATAGGAGGGAGATGGGAGAGGcttctctgaggaggaggaggaggaggaggaggagagatgaaggTCACGAAGTAAAGATGGAAGCTCCATGCTGAAGTTgatgaagagaaggaagaaggaagagagagagatgagttaTTGATCAGTTTCTGCTAAAAAACTCAGATAATGTACATTAATCTcagcacacaaatataaatcattataAAGTAGAGAAGGTCTCTCAGGAGGTGTCGAGTTTGTTTTTTCTTAGCTCCTCAACAACTCTCCTTCCCACGTGCCTTTCCTTGACCCTGTGACTccgaggtcaaggaaaggtgCTTAGGAAAAGTGCTTAGGAAAGGAATCGTTGGACTATTCAACCAGATTTATTCATCTCGTATTGTGTCCAACATTATAAATGCATCTACATATTCTACAAAGTGTCTGAAACAGACGAGATCCAGAAGGTgtgactggccctttaagaggcgtcagcagcatgtaaacatgtatacCTGAGGGATGAGATGAGGACTAACAGACATGATACTTCAAGCTTCTGAAAAGCAACAATCAGCAGTTTGTTTctgttaataaataataaatgtgaaaCTTGTCTTCCAGACCCAACTAATCAATACATGGATCAATCAATCTAAGCGGCAGCTGACACACGTGACTATCATTTGTATCCGTAATAAGTTATTACAGACCGCAGATGGATGCATGACGTCACGTCTATGCTGTAGATGACGCAATAACGCGCCTTCGTCACAGACATCTAGTTACGTCATACTTTAATAATAAAGCTACGTAAACGGACCTGAGATCAGCTCTTTCCGTCCAGGAGGAGAAACGAACACAATCTAAAAACATGCGGAAGATTTTGCAAGAGGGACCGTGTGCTCGGAGAAAGCGCTCCGGGCGTGTACGAGCTCCGCGTGAACGGATCCTACTCCCCGGAagtagtcttcttcttcttcttcttcttcttcttcttcttcttcttcttcttcttcttcttcttctctgaatTTCAGTTaatctttaaatgtaatttattacaaAAATTACGAACACAAAaagtgaacattttattttatatatttaaatgagatATAACAAATGAAGAACAGATTGactatagttatatatatatatatatatatatatatacatatatatatatatatatacactaccgttcaaaagtttgggatcacttagaaatgtccttatttttcaaagaaaagcattgtttttttcaatgaagataacattaaatcaatcagaaatacactctatacattgttaatgtggtaaatgactattctaggtggaaacgtctggtttctaatgaaatatctccataggtgtatagaggcccatttccagcaacgatcactccagtgttctaatggtacattgtgtctgctaatcgccttagaagactaatgtctgattagaaaacccttgtgcaattatgttagcacagctgaaaactgttttgctgatgagaagctatacaactggccttcctttgagctagttgattatctggagcatcacatttgtgggttcgataagactcttaaaatggccagaaaaaaagaagtttcctgtgaaactcgccagtctattcttgttcttagaaatgaaggctattccatgcgagaaattgcaaagaaactgaaaatttcctacagcggtgtgtactactcccttcagagaacagcacaaacgggctctaaccagagcagaaagagaagtgggaggccccggtgcacaactcagcaagaagacaagtacattagagtctctagtttgagaaatagacggctcacaggtcctcaactggcagcttcgttaaatggtacccgcaaaacgccagtgtcaacgtcgacagtgaagaggcgactccgggatgctggccttctaggcagagtggcaaagaaaagccatatctgagactggccaataaaagaaaagattggtatgggcaaaagaacacaggcattggacagaggaagattggaaaaaggtgttatggacagatgaatccaagtttgaggtgtttggatcacacagatgaacatttgtgaggcagaacaggtgaaaagatgctggaagagtgcctgacaccatctgtcaagcatggtggaggtcatgtgatggtctggggctgctttggtgctggtaaagtgggagatttgtaccaggtaatagggattttaaataaggaaggctatcactccattttgcaacgccatgccataccctgtgggcagcgcttgattggagccaatttcctcctccaacaggacaatgacccaaagcacacctccacattgtgcaagaactattgagggaagaagcaggcagctggtctgctgtctgtaatggagtggccagcacagtcaccagatctcaaccccattgagctgttgtgggagcagcttgaccgtatggtccgcaagaagagcccatcaagccaatccaacttgtggcaggtgcttcaggaagcgtggggtgacatttcaacagattacctcaacaaattaacagctagaatgccaaaggtctgcaatgctgtaattgctgcaaaaggagcattctttgacgaaagcaaagtttgaagaaaaaaattaatacttcaaatacaaatcattatttctaaccttgtcaatgtcttgactatattttctatacattttgcaactcatttgataattaaaagtgtgagttttcatggaaaacacgaaattgtctgggtgatcccaaacttttgaacggtagtgtatatatatatatatatataaaccataAGAATCAGTGTGACACAGTTGATGTGGTCTGAGGACCTTCATGCTCCTCAAAACACAAGATACACAAGTGGATTTGTTCTCAATTCAAAAGGAACAATTATGtcattaaaatgaaaataaccaCAATGGAGAACTTCAAGAGGCTGAAGAGGAACAGATTGAGACATGAGATCaaagacatcacacacacacacacacacacacagtcagaagaGGTGCTGTGTTTATTGATATTTCAAAGCCAGAGGAAATGTTTTGAAGCTGCTGCAGAGGGTGTAATTATCACGATTGAccagcaacacacacagtcacacacacacacacacacacacatgtcttgTGTAAACAGGTTCATAACAACGTTCATCAGTACAAAAAGGcttgatcagaatcagaatcagttttattggccaagtaagtttgcacaaacaaggaatttgactaggtaaagtgtctctcagtgcttacacaaaatatacatttcaacacaaaacaatacagaacaaacaaaacagtgtGTGAATTTAAATATAGAACtttattataacaataataaaaaggtaTACAAATGTGAAATATTCAGAGAGCACTTTGTTTAGCTCCGTAGCAGTCCTTTAAGTTAAGTAATAATAGGATGAGGTTTAAGATCAGCTAAAGTGACGATAAGCTGATGGGTTAAGATCAGCTAATGTGAAAGTTAGCTCATGGTTTCAGATCAGTTAACGTGAAGGTTAGCTCGTGGTTTAATGTCACGTTAATAATATGTATTCGTAATATATATTCGTATTTTATGATtctttcacttcctgtttactttcTCACAGAGCTTCAGTCCTGTCATCATTTTATGTGACAAAAAACCACCGGAAATTAAAAAGCAGataagaagcacacacacacacacacatacacacagagacacactcgcacacactcacacacacaaacacacacacacacacacactcacagacacacatacacacatacacagacatacacacacacacatacacacacatacacacacagacatacacacacatacagacacacacacagtcacacgcacacacttacagacacacacagacatacacacatatttatatatatgaatatttacatatatgtatacaggactgtctcagaaaattagaatattgtgatgaagttctttattttctgtaatgcaatttaaaaaacaaaaatgtcatgcattctggattcattacaaatcaactgaaatattgcaagccttttattctgatttattgctgattatggcttacagcttaagaaaactcaaatatcctatctctaaatattagaatatcatgaaaaagtatactagtagggtattaaacaaatcacttgaattgtctaattaactcgaaacacctgcaagggtttcctgagccttgacaaacactcagctgttataaatctttttttttacttggtctgaggaaatattaaaattttatgagataggattttagagttttcttaagctgtaagccataatcagcaatattaaaagaataaaaggcttgcaatatttcagttgatttgtaatgaatccagaatgcatgacatttttgtttttttaattgcattacagaaaataaagaactttatcacaatattctaattttctgagacagtcctgtatatataaatatagatgtatatattcaATACACATCCATCTGTCAATCAGCTGCAGACATATGTCATATTGTTAAACTGAACACTAAACAtaaacaaatctaaataaaacctaaataaacatatgaaatcagtattaaaatatataaaataaaaacatcacaaaTAATATTTAGACATTTGATATCTGCTGTAGTAATTAATGACTGAAAGTCAACAATTAAGGACAATAAAAACAGATCAATACATGTATAGAAGAAATATACaatgaatcaataaataaaaaaagaaatagagaaatgtgttatttacagtttttttcaattgctAAACGACGGTGGGCACAACTGCAGtgacatgtgcaaaactctaactacag
It contains:
- the tti2 gene encoding TELO2-interacting protein 2, translated to MFLDCVRFSSWTERADLSMELPSLLRDLHLSSSSSSSSSEKPLPSPSYPPITELLSRLQEKLIGASSDSESSSLIGRVERLFQTADPHWLFSANQDEEGWAELWMMYRALISALIGCASLPLCEDDCGSLPASAYQSVPSRAVAVSSALTALLGTLGNAGCGTGLLMAVAAPVCVFAVTHFQDQAWTSSSSRAAAQSLQEALLRVGGWRDSSHLLMGDGRRDGEEMGRRKELLGGILDVLQPQLTKDSWHRCEAVKLVFAWTLLQVTRPSLSPHLSRLLPPSLLLNDHYRPENCILGVRCLHHIVLNTPAADLRQFNRAEVLYQALFKHLYTSETAVIQPVLSCLLDLLVVLERPPSSLSPSSSRRTRCLHDSVLRLVLTHMEAEQKMELRRVYASALPPLIDRMGVAVCRHLRQVELVVLGYLEVRDPPEETSRLKVLEVLQITTRAAWPRIACRVDALLRCLLRLLVAVSSDAELSVSVRQTMMNQTCLCLRLLDGCCHGDLQRVLQQVDSGCCSAEVLSCLATVTSTSCRRPDKQEVETSLGRCPAAD